DNA from Gouania willdenowi unplaced genomic scaffold, fGouWil2.1 scaffold_55_arrow_ctg1, whole genome shotgun sequence:
GCATTAATCAGTTTTGCTAGagacgtctcgcaaaatgtgttgcaaaactcaagcagcgcagattcacacgagaaaagtagtttgtgcatctgtagcggcagattggagaagttgtaaccggagagttgtggttgtataTGATCATTgacgcaagtaattaaaaaatacgtgaataaatgttggatacAAGTTTGTAGCTGTAATTTTATGTCTatacttttttttgcattatttcacgtgtgtattttttatacacaagctcacatcacattctacaagctctcacattttgcaacatatctaccttcatgaAAGGACACAATCAGCAgttcatctaactgtgcttttcatgctattTTGAGAAGTAGAAAaatcagcgactcctaaaacaagtattttactACAAACTATGCTGTAGATACAATATTGAAATAAGCAGTATTGTAATTTACTATGAtgacaaaatagaaaacttaaaatgtcttgaatttcgatatattgcccagtgCACACGGATTTGAATAGCATGTACAGTACACTACATCGTTGTATGCTTCCTGTGGTCTATTGTAAACAGAGATCATCTTGATCATCATtctttggaaacaaaaatgttaacagaagaaaaacattgtcgtgtaaacagggcctaaaAGACTCCAGGTAGGGGATGAATTGAATGTCTTCCTGGTATTTCTGCAGTAAATGTCTTGTCTTTAATCTATGAACTTCTGCATAATATATTATATCGCCAATCCATTGTGCTGGACTTCAACAAAGCAATACTGCGTGTGGGGGACCCTCCCGTTCATTTACTGTTGGAAGAGGAACAGACTAacactgttgtcttttttagaCCAACTGTTGTAGTTAATAACAGCAGAATAAGGCATTTTTACGCAACTTATTTCTATGTAGAAACATttcctgtttatttttacataaaaggaaattaaaattaaattttaaaaatgccttgattatgggcgttacttcTGCTGCAgtaagacacacccactcaggcAGCCCACAGAGCTGTGCACAGAGACAGACTAaggtaaaacacacaataatgtgtCTGTACGCACACACATAGTGAGTTTACAGCTGAGATGTGTCACTACAATCACAGGCACACACATCACGACGTGTAGGTCACACGCAGCCCTACAGCCctgctctcccaccacctcACGCACATATCAAAAAGACGTATACACACGTCCccgcacacgcagagacagacaggaatacacacatattgtgtctgtaaatacacacatagcctctttataaaagcacagagtcaaaaacatcaccgaTACAGCAGGTTGTTTCACATTgaacacagtggacttcctcattgaggctgtcaatcaatgctcactgagggctgtgattggaggaaactctctccctcctctcagcttttataggaggggtggagccaacagtgaaagttgatgatgcaGGGAAATCCAAAGAAtccgtttcagccaatagcaaaattcaattgtaatagctggcattcaacccttagagggcagtaactctgacgttttacagctaaatacgcaaaattaaaatacatatactattaaaagtaaaagttagaaGAGTGGGACTAGAATTAATAagcagcactacttaatacccaaatacatatttattcagcagaaaaaagtgtgtttgtggTTTAGGTATtctttaactcattgactgccactGACGTACTGTACatatacgtcatttcaaatccaactgttgactgccattgacgtatatGTACGGGGGTTGCTAGGAAACGCTGTGGCGGAGCTCTCCCATGACTATCAGACTTGTTCAAtggtgtagtgaccaactggtgccctgtAAGTGGCAGTACTGCTACATGGATGAGAGATTAACCACGattgatatttactgtatagcCAAGATGAGGTCAAGAGTTGACGAGGGAACGAGAGAAGACAACGAAGATGAGCTAACACTTAAGCGGAGCATGTCTCCACCTAAGtcgactattgagagtgtcgcgatcGTGAGATAAGACGATCAATAACCCGGGCTAAGTGGGGAGACTTGGCGCATTTCGTGAAGCCGCATTTCTCTAAAGCCCAGCTCATCTGTGAGACACGACTGTACTGCAAGGCCTGTTGTGTGAGTTCAGCTTACcacatgttgtaaacaaagctgtgagctgctacgggaagcaggagggtcttttaatacttttttacttgattttattttgtgaacctttgaattttgtgtcgctgtttttatcatttcctggtcactgtgtttttggcacctaaaatatttgtatatcatgtacattatattaagaattgtattttttggaattaatttaggaaaactgtaatgaaaactgtTAATCACTAGGGGGGCGATGCCACTGTATACTGTGCACTGAAGGTGACCTTGAATGACCTGAAAAGTGCtggttttcaaataaaatgcaatattagtattgttattattataaagtgAGGAATATTGTGGAGTAAACCTGtatgattcattttgtctatcaTTGATGAGCTCTGGAATATTGCTAGGCCTgagcaatatattgagattcaatatatataatatatcaagtttcctatatcaatatatattttttttattttagagtttttttgtatcaaacatggtagaagttcatactGCCTGGAGAGACAGTTTGTCAGGTTATAAAAAAGCTCTCTGCAAAGCTAGAACCCCCTATTATTCAACTCTAATAGAGTAAAACAAGAACAATCCtcggtttctattcaacactgtagccaagctcaccaaaagccacagctctgttgaaccctctattcctgtcaacctgagcaatgatgacttcatcaacgtctttactgataaaattctaacaattagaaacaaaactctgcaggagtgctcaataatttcttaaacaaaACAGCTCCTAAAATATtcccaacatgcagcttttatttacatagtttcactccaattggtctatctgaactgacctcaataatcagtgcttctaaaccaacaacctgtcttttagatccaatcccaactccactatttaaagatgttcttccactaactAGAACTAATATGGTtaactggattaacacatctctagtaacaggttatgtaaaaccgctgtaatcaaacctctccttaaaaaaccaacccttgatccaagtgacttgtccaattataggcaaatctcccttttgttgacaaaattcttgaaaaagtcatcgcaggtcaactatgtgatcacctatgTTGAGCATTACAGCTTCACCAGCGCTGAACTCGGAGGAAATACATGACGAAGGCAATGTTCTTCTTTAGCCTCTTTGGCATATTTATTTGTCACCCACTTGCACTGAACATTCTCAACATCCAAGGcggaaaagaataaaaaaaacttttgtgcGCACTCACAAACCCTGAACGTGATGACGCAGCATGCGTccctgaccaaaaaaaaaaacttgcaccACATAGTGGTGAGAGTTAAACACTTCTTCTCTCTTGGTAACATATAGACAACATGAGTACAAAAATGAATATCTCTTAACAACCtacttaggaacaatttatacgagaactttcagtctggctttagagcccatcacagcacataaactgccttagtaaaagtaaccaatgatctcctctgagcctcagacagagggttggtctcagctctggtgctcttagatctcagtgcagcctttgatacagtggatcatcatctactgctgcagagactggaaagtgtttttgggattaaagaaacaacgctgggttggtttaaatcctacctatcagacagaacccactttgttcatgttaataatctctcttcagcgcacgccagagttaatcatggagttccacaaggttcagttttgggaccaatagtctttatattatatatgcttccactaggtaacattatcagataacatgatataaatttccattgctatgcggatGACACACAGCTTTATCTTTCAataaaatcagatgaaactgatcagttattaaaactccaggcttgttttaaagacatcacatcctggatgagccgtaactttctccttcttaaccaggataaaaccgaagggattttatttggtccaaaattactaagagagaaattatcagagcaaatagtgtctctggatggcattactctgtcacccagcaccacagtaaaaaacatatgcattatctttgatactgacttatcttttaactctcatattaaacaaatcacaaggacagctttcttccacctctgtaatatctctaaaatcaggaatatcttggcccagtgtgatgctgaaaaattaatctatgcatttgttacatctagattagattattgtaactccctactgtcaggatgttctagtaactcactaaaaagtctccagttaattcagaatgctgcagttagaatactaacaggtacaaaCAGGATAGAGCATATTTCcccagtattggcttcctgtaaaatctagagtAGAgcttaaaatcctcctgttagcctacaaagctctacattaTCAAGCTCCGGTATATcataaagacctgttagtgccctatcatcCAGGCAGAACATtccgctctcagtctgctggtctcctgAAAGTTCCTAAaagtagaagtagaacaggaggcagagcattcagctaccaggctcctcacctttggaaccagctccaggtcttagtacaggaggctgctactctctccacctttaaggctaaactcaaaacttacttatttgctaaagcgtatactgtataatagcattaacctaaccactaggaaaaaATCCCTAAACCtcaaaataggaactaaaatatatagtagaacacaaacattatatattcaaacacaatccaccatctacacatagctctcaTGGGCTGCAATTGgttgatgtccagtcagacacagttgtgtgGGTTGTAGACAATccccccacttctgtccctcgttgcataacccatcatactgctggagctggcggttcctgattgatggctcacggctcaactagtctggaacactagtatggactgatcaatggtttgtggctcaactagtctgtttgtccctctgttcactaacccaaccagtcaaagcggatggctgccacctctgaaactggttccactggagatttcttcctataaaaaatagggatttttttcttcccactgttgctaaatacttgttcatgtggatcttgttgggttctttctttcttactatggactctatattttgttcagcgctttgagatgactttgttgtattttgagctatataaataaagttcaattgaattgaattttaaaatgccatttataggagtcgctgctttttcTACTTCTGAgaaaagcatgaaaagcacagttggatggatcactgagtgcgtcctaacccagaccttagCCTAAACAAGCCACCCTACAGaattcactcacacatgctgtcccttattggaaaaaaaaagccaaaagtagcacatattgtgcagctgtttgttaataaatgtgtttgtgtggcattttgcatcattaCATTTAACACAGAATTATCTTCcaggtcagacttcatttgaaataagtTTATCGAGATTTCtatcatatatcgccattttgagaaaatatatcgagatatgaattttggttcatatcgcccagctttATTAACACAGCAATGGTGTTGTGCTCCAatatgatgatgtcacacaaaagctctataggcgatattgttattttctccTGTGAACAGgtgctgtaaattagcacatatgctaacacactcaaaacaatacatctggATGATAGGGCTGGccgatatggactaaaactcaaatctcgatattttttctcaaaatgacaatatacaatattaatctcaatatttttaactcaataaaatcttactagaaagacaattctgggttaaattttctgatgaaaaatgccacacaagcatatttattaacaaacagttgaacaatatgtgccactttagtctgtTTCTCCTCTaggggacagcatgtgtgagtgagttctgtagtgtggctggtTTAGGGGATGGTCTGGGTTTGGATGCACTCACTGATCATCTGAGCTTTTCATCCTGTTCTGAATAGTAATGAAGGCAcagactcctaaaacgagtattttaatacaaaataagatataaaaatatacatcTCAGAAATATGTTAAAAGTGTAAAGAAGGACACTATTTGACTGCACTATATGAAtattattaaatacttgtatgatgtgatttgtactgtgtgattggttaaataaaaacacGTTAGAAAAATATGCAGTAGTTATACCTCGATCttggcgatattgtcatttttttttattgccaaagaaaaaaaaaactagatttaccttgaatcacaatatattgcccagccctactgggtaactaatgtaattgtgatgtccatatcaaataaaggggaaaaaagaaaaatacagctGAAAaagaaatcttgatatatcttgactcTCAATATGTTGCCCAGGCCTAGTAGAAGGCTGTTTAATTTAATCTTCATTTCAGCAGTTGGTTGTCCaggtgaaattaaaaaaaaagtggaaataaagaagaagtgAGACAGATTATGGACTCAGCTCTGGACTATtcctaggcctgggcaataaaCCAAGATTCAAAATATATCAAGTTTCCTATTTTGGTAATATAGAAAATTGGactatcgcctatatcgatagATTTTGAtgttatagtttattttgtattaaaatactaattttagggATTGCTGATTTCTCTGcttcttctcagaacagcatgaaaagctcagtttgatggatttctgagtgcacccTAACCCAGATCTATCACTAAACacccacactacagaactcactcacatgtgctgtcccttagaggaggaaaaaggcaaaaatagCGCATgcagatgtttgttaataaatgtgcctatgtggcctttatttatcatcaaatttaatctataattgtctttctggtctgactttatCAAGTtacaaatattgagatttatattgtatatcgccattttgaggaatAATATCGAGatgtgaattttggtccatatcgtccagccctaactACTCCCGGATCCTGTAAGTATGTGAGGTATAGATGATGATCTATTACCAGCCAGGCTGTTGTAACACTCCAGCTCTGCGGTCTCCATGGCTCCTTTCTGCTCGTCTGTCAGAGAGCTGGACTTGCTGATGGTGGGCAGCAGGGAGGCCGGGGACTTGGAGCTGGTGTCCGGGTCCCCCAGCACCCTGCACAGCCCTTTGATCTCCAGTAGAGCGCGGTGGTACTTGCCGATCGCCTCCCGGTACTTCTTATCCTTGTAGCACTGCGTTCCCTGGCACTTAAAGTCCAGTGCGCGCCGCACGACGTCGGATGGCTCGTTGAGAGACGGTTGTTTGAGCATGGAGCCTCCATGATGtcgctgatgctgatgctgatgctggtTCCTGCTGTGACTGTCTCTGGTCCTGCTAACACCGGGAGGAGGAGGCTGTGCGCTAGGCTGGATCCTCGGGGGTCCTACGGGCTCCGTGTGGCCGCCTCTGCCGCTCTCTGCCTTCCCATCATGAGCAACCTTCCCCGCGCTCATATTCCCGACGAggaacgcacgcacacacacacacacacacacacacacacacacacacacacacacgcacacacacgcacacacacacacacacacaacgctgTGATGGAGCGAGGCCGCTCAGGTTCTCTTTGGTCCGTGTCGCACGCGCTCCGTTCCCCCCACAGAGCAGCAGCCTGTGGGTTGTCAACACGGGGCCAGCGGTCCCCTGGGGGCCGCCAGCAGAAGGAGCAGGCTGGATCTAGGGCAAcatgattatggccaaaatgataatcacggtCAAAATTGAGCTTCAattaaaaattatacaaaattttaaaaaaattaacccaagaatttaaaatgtaccaagggttaactgaataaatacactattacagagtgctttCACAAAATACAACTCATtggaaacaattacagcttttaaatgtaaatattgccaacaatcaggttaatttaaatttcaatttaattgtgGCATCGAAAATCGTGATCACCattcaaatttgattaattagcTGGATCACATCATGgatgctttattattattattattattattattattattattattattattatagaccAAGAATGGGCAATTGTCATAGATgtaagtaacagattacaagtccTCACGTTAAGGTAATTGAATAGCTTTTATGTGTAACTGTAACAACACTGataccccccaccaccaccaccatatTCCTTCATTTGTCATCTgcacattgttgtgttttttatgccgttgttttatttttgctttaaattttattttaataaattttattttaatctttttctaGTTTATGTCCGCCGTAcagttgtttattttcattattatcctatgatggtatttatttttgttcttactgttcACTTTTGCTATTCTATGGTGTTGCTGCAGCTTGTGAATTTCCCctatggggatcaataaaggtctattctattctattctactatacttttttgagtatatttctatttctaaatcagtaattctacttgtacttaagtacattttaaaagaagtaatttgttacatttctacacccaaccattactgagtagttttttatttttgtcatttttatgtatttttctgtcattgtgtgtgtttttggagtcatttttacgtatttttgttgacattttgtgtatttttctgtaatttagagTGTTCTAAGTCATTATGGGGCATGTACTACAAAGTTGGAATTCCTCTATATTCCTCTTATTTAGTGTGTGGTCTTCTAGAACCCTGGCTAACATCTTATTGGGCTAATTAACCATGGTAACTAtataggctgaacacctaacctggtagaggccaggttatgaagtggataagatctgagcgagtatgaaagtcccgcctcctgaccaatcagttctcttgtaaAATGAGCTGTCCATTGTTAGAAAACCCTGGTTGGt
Protein-coding regions in this window:
- the ttc9 gene encoding tetratricopeptide repeat protein 9A; translated protein: MSAGKVAHDGKAESGRGGHTEPVGPPRIQPSAQPPPPGVSRTRDSHSRNQHQHQHQRHHGGSMLKQPSLNEPSDVVRRALDFKCQGTQCYKDKKYREAIGKYHRALLEIKGLCRVLGDPDTSSKSPASLLPTISKSSSLTDEQKGAMETAELECYNSLAACLLQMELVNYERVKEYCLKVLHKEGKNFKALYRSGVAYYHLGDFQKALFYLKESHKQEPSDTNVIRYIQLTEMKIRRNAQREKKETT